The genome window TGTTTCCGCTTCCTGTCACTAAATCTGCTCGTTGCGTCGCTCCACGTAAGTTTACTGTTTACGGACCAGGCGCTGGTCGCGCGTGTAACGAGTGTTGGTTCGTGGGAACACGCAGCTTCTGCTTCGTGTCGGGTGGAACGAGGCCCGTCTCCAGACGCCGCGCCGTCCGGTGCCGTTAGCTGCGCTACGAGCCTTTAGCTTCGCGCCGAGCTAACGTCCATGTGAGCGTCGTTTCACTGCAAATACCGTCAGCTCGCCGTCCGTGAACGCGACGAACCGTGTGTGGACGCGACGCAGCCGAGCCGCGCGCGTCTTTAGTGGAAGCAGTTCAGCGTTCGCGGGTTTCACCTGATCGCGCTGAATCCCGGGCCTAAAGCTAAAaccacctgtgtcctctgcTCGCAGTCAGTGGGGCTTCACGGACTCACACCAGTGAATAAACATGAAAATGAACCAGTGTTCGCTCAGTTTGCACAAACTGCGTAAATGAACTTATGGCGCATCCCTTCGACGGGTCGTGTCACTGTATTTGAGCTGCCAATCATTCCGGGCGTTATTATGGGATGCGGTTTGGCCGCTAGCACGTTGTAGCTCATGTGATGTCTCCACGCAGCTCTAATATTTGATCCCTGTTCCAGCAGAATGCCCAAATCAAAGGAAGTGTTGTCCTCCACGTCTGGAAGCGACTCAGACAGTGAAGTCGAGACCAAGGTTCGTGAGACACTGACGCCTCATCCGGACGTTTCCCCCAAACGCTTCCAACGTGTGACTTGAGCAGTGAAGCCCTGGGACACAGCGCTttgctccctcctgctgctgtgctcttTACTGAGACGCGGCTGATGGAAAGGAGTCACATAATAATCAGTTTGTCTATTTTCCAGGCAAAGAGAAAGAAGCCAAGTGCTCCAGAGAAACCTGCCAAGAAGCCAAAGAGCGGAGAGAGTTCCAAGCCGGGCGACTCGTCCAaaggcggcggcagcagcagcagcgacgacAACATGTTCCAGGTGCGTTGGGTCTGTCGTCGTCGTCACTGCCAGCGCAGTGACTGCGATCGGCCTTTTTTAAGGTTAGAGTAAAATGTTCAGTCTCTGTTAAAGGCTAAAACATCATTTCACTTCCACTCAAACTCCAAATGATCCAACCAGatatttgtgtttgtcaaaCCTGTGAACCTTGGCTTCTGTTTATCTCCACGTGGACGCGTAAATATGACTTTCCTCGTTGGTCTGTTGTGGAACACGAGCGTCTGATGTTTATTCTGATGTCCAAACCACTTCattatttatatagcacattaaaaacaacaaggtTGACTAAAGTACTTTACATAAATTGAAGACAGGGCAGCGAAACCCATAAAAACCACCACAATGATTCAAAGATAGTCGACCAtctacaaataaatataaattaaatgagtAAAAAACTCATTAAAACCCTTTCAGTTTAAATGGATGTCAAAGTGAGCAGATGTTTCTTACAGATCGGAAAGATGAGGTACGTCAGCGTGAGGGACTTCAAGGGTAAAGTCCTGATTGACATCAGAGAGTACTGGATGAACCAAGATGGGGAGATGAAGCCAGGGAAAAAAGGTAAGCCCTGCATGGCGCACGGGTTCAAAGCCGCTTCAGCCAAATGCACTGATCACATGTCTTGTAGGCATCTCCCTGAATCCGGAGCAGTGGAACCAACTGAAGGACCAGATTTCAGAAATCGATGACGCCATTAAGAGAATATAAGCATTTCTTTGACTGTTGTCCGTTGTGCTAATTGAAGACTGTGGTTGTTTTCTAAAAGACCCGTTTATTTTGTAGTTGTATAGATGTAGAGTCATCTGAATAgtcctgttttctgtgttgACCTTGTTTTTGAGCAGCTGTAGTTCAGGCGTGGGTGGATGAGTAGGTGGCTGGTGATGTGGGGAGTAGTGATGTTTTTTGtattgaataataaaaacaaagcactaACTTCATTTTGTTGTTCTCTTAATGGTAAATTAAAGGAATTTCATAACAGTCCTGATGAGACATGTTCAAGCATTTCATTATTTCTACAGAATTTTGAGAAAATTGCAATTtataattagtgggagagctgaacagctctcacactattgagatcttcgctctttattattattatttcgccccgtttttcggccgctatctacttctcaacgctttatcgtagaatcatcgttcaacgttctaaacgtgcgtcatcgttagacgatgcaggttattacttttcacgttttcagcttttcaacttttaacgttattcaacgttttccgtcgtttttttataatgctcgtctatgggaatcatcgttcaactttctgtcaacttccctctttttatCAGCGTCTaccatcgtcatactttggcgtagaaacgtcatttcaacgtcaaaagcgtctatcatctttcaacgttctccgtgtaaatcagcgtcctcgtatcttttatagtttttcgacttgtgagcgtttaaatatcgtgtggtttttgttaaattttcagcttttccattagtgtgtattgcgtctgctagagtgcgtgatgtcacagctacagtgagaaggtgcgcttttttaagacagaacttctgtctctaacttgtcactacagccacaatttttactctatcaacgtaattacttcactaaatcgtagtcatacttgtcttctttctaatgatgtgtctggatataccctcagacctatactttagtcgctatcaacctcaaagcacagagacatcctgaaattctcccatagactctaatgataatttttggcagacgtctgaggagaaaaacagaggagacatattttgaaattgccactgtggctacaagcttttgtccttaaacataaaattcacaccatttgctcattgaagccttgggactcgtaaaatgaaataatttttgtgataactatcatggtttagctgaaacaagcctgtttatacagggtgaaactctgcttttacagagcagagtgagcctgattttccccgcctttcgtctccatggcgacggcgcagctgcagatttcactgacaggtcaaactcctgatgctcagtgtagacagcagttccatgcttattactgattactcaactacactattggattgtgtagtaattaagcacacacttcctctaaatcctttcaaaataaaagcaccaagccaaataattagctttaatagcaatatttctgcttttagatgggtaattatgactgtttaaatatagattaacagtttagtaatgacccacacatgcttcctctacatcctttcaaaataaaagcaccaatgccaattattagctttaactgcactgtttttgcctttgaatgggtaattatgattatttaaagactagttgacagttacgctattacccccacacatttcctctaaatcctttcaaaataaaagcaccaattacaattttttacctttaatggcaagattgattagaaagtttgtggttctgaatactaaccaatcgttaatgagattactttagagttcagtaaatagccactcaaacttattagggtgcttttattctgaaagggctaaatctaaatcttttgctttaatagggctattgttgctattgaatgataaattatgactatctaatgactattttataatttagtaatcactcacacacaacctctaaatcctttcaaaataaaagcaccaatgtaatttattatcttaaatggcaagatttttgtttctgactggtaaatttttaatagttatttaactattacatagttaggtaattatttacaaatactttcttcaaatcaaaaagctagtcagcttatttatgattgtcaacaatgcaacttggtcaactttttaatctttgacatcttttcagcttggtaaaattaggaatttttaaatcgccatcttttgtcatcgttttattctttgtcaacgttttctcgttttcatctttttgtcgtagtcaacttttggacgcagtcaactttttgacgtcagcggcttaatcagcgtttgtcatcgttgcggcagcagatcagctctcccacgtaatttctcgagaaattactttttctagttacagTATCTCTCTCAAACTAAACAGAATTTtagtatttaatttttttaaccTGACTAAAAGTGTCAGAGTTGCAGGAATCCTTAATACCTCCTGTCATGCCGTCATCACATAACTCGATGAATAGAAACTGGCCTTTCATGCGATACTTCCCAACTAAAGTGTTTCTGCTTCAATACAGAATACGTGAGTCTTTCTTCACTAGGTTGGTTTGAAATAAGGATACTGATGAAAATGATCAGAGTATATTTCATGGTGAATCCCTTTCACAACAATCTCACTGTAAAATAAACTGACGTCCATCTTTGTTGGAGCAGGCACCTGCAGCAGACCCAGAGCTGTGGTCCCTTTACTTGAAGGGGCCTTTCAGGTCTCTTGCCAGGTTGTCTTTGCTTTCTGCAGCATCCTTAAGCATCTGCACCATCAGAGCCTCCGTCTTCACTGTGTGTGATCCAGGTAAAGTCTGATGGGCAACAAGACGCACAACATAGAATCAGTGACTACATCACTGCAAAAGAGGCACACGTTAAAGACATGCAGCCAAAGCTCCAGTCTCTGTGTGGAGGTCACTGCTATTTTTGAGCTCCAGATATTACAAAACTTAAGAAACTTATAATGAAATACAAGTTACAATGGCTTCAACCAAGAGCAGTATTTTGGGAAGAGACAGAATATTCAATATCCAGTAGTGACTCAGTGCTTCTTTGGGTGTACGTGTGTTCAAAAGGCGCAAACTGCGCCTTCGTGTTTACTGTGTAACACGTCAACTGGAAGCAGATGATTAAAAGAATTAAATTATGTTTCATAACAGAAATATAAAACCTGAGCCGTCACCTTGAGATCCTTCCTCCTGTGTTCTGCTGGAACCATGGCGAACCACAGCCCGAAGCCGAGCCCCAGCACCGCTATAGCAGCGGAGCCGAGGGCGGACCGGAGGCCGCTCATACCGGACAGCGTCTACCACAGACCCAAAACGACACCTGCACGGAACCAGGCCACCTCAATCCTGATGAACAGAACCGTGATCGTGCCGGTGACGCATCTTCTTCTGTGCTTTAATGGCGGTTGGCGACGTACAACGTCAAGGCGCACTACCGCCCCCTGGTGTTCAGGTGTATACACATAGTAACAGGCAGACAGATTAAAAATGTCCAGGAAACACTCAAGATCAAGTCAGGTGTAGATCAGATTGTCAGATAGCTGGGACAACTGTCTTGTTTAAAAACCTAAATTTATCACACAATTCCCTTCTCACCAGTtatttcatctgctgccactatcacaccctgaatgaaaagaagaaagcattcaggtcattcagggaggcagctaggagtgtccagagagagctgtcagtctaAATTAGACAGGTGAAGGTGGTTAAAAGGAGGaaactggaccacagacacagaacaacaacaccagggaagtgtgaggagcatgaggaccatcactggctacaagtccagcagccagtgactgAGGGGTCCAAGGACAGGGCCAGTGAACTAATaccttctttaacagattccaggttgggcctcTAAACCCCCCGCTGCCCACGATAGATCCCCCTCACACCACTCACAGGGTTCAttcacccccacctcacacacaatcacaggtgACAGGAtgagatcaggtgagaaaggagctgaacaagcttcatccaacaaaggctgcaggacctgatggaatcagcccaaggatGCTGACAGTCTGTGCTCCTTTTATAGGAAAAAtatttcttccttatttctatgcagttattatatgatttatgacgtatgttctgcaattaatatcttgtgttttgtcttactgtatgtatttgacatttcacctagtttgctcaatggttgtctcttcttccaaacccaaggccgggagttgtgtctctgtctgttgagacttagtgctccttcctctctgatagtcagacgccagtgatgcaggtgtgagaacgTAAACATCtctacacacacagtggcagggatgagatggtgcatcagtctgattgggccacacagacgttccagCGTACACGGACagagggttaaaaggcagaagcatcTTGAGGaccgtgggctctttgcatcacaccttcgtggtgtgtgcactgatctcacagctggtttttggtttgttgatgtgcacgatcaacatccatgtttttgatttgctttccccattattcttgttttcctttatttttataataaatcacacaagagacaactctctcatctgctcttaattggaaatttccaccacagctcccCAGCgttgtggtgtcctccaacacatcttcaacctgagcctgcagctggagagagttcctcttgggtggaagaagtcatgcattgtgccagtgaatgacgccacgtcccagagtcctcagtGACTTCAGACCTCTGGCTCTGATCTCTCACATCAtggaggcttttgagaggctgatcctggacgttctgtggtcaaaccctcagttgACCCCCTTCAGTTCacatatcaaccccatctaggagtggagGATGTCATCACATATGTGCTCCATcccacctacaaccacctgcagcctggagcctcagtgaggatcatgtgctttggtttctccagtgcatttaacagcatccagcctgcgctgctgggggagaaactgaaggacatgcaggtggagccccccctgatctcatgggtCATGGACCACttcaccaaccgcccccaggACGTCGCCTGcacaactgtgtgtctgacaccttcagccagaggctgatcagtattaggttctccacagaacgccagcagaggtccttcctaccggtgccatcagcctgtacaactccacctctgtctgtgagggttgatcttcatccatgcaataacatgtacaaTAAatctttagctagtaattagatgtgagtgtgtaaGGGTCCATCTGTAATAAAATTTTAGGCAGAAATATTGATGTgattgtgtgtactgtatgtgtttaaatTTGTGTACCTCTGCCTGGGATAGAAATCAAGAGTGGAAAACAATTTCcttctgggattaataaagttttttaatCTTAATCCTGAATCTTAAATCTTGAATAAAACAATTGGTGATTGCAAATGAGCTAAAGTTGTCAGCACCTATCTCACACTCATTGTCCAAAAAGGAACAGCTTATTATGTTACGCATGCGCACAAGGAGGGAGTTAAGACAGATCAGGCCGCGCCCGACTTCCCCGGTGCTCTCTCATGCGCATGCGCCAGGACTAGCGTTTCTGGTACGACATGTAATATAAAGGCTGGTCTACTGCTCGGGTGTTGGAAAAACATATTAAGCCAATGATTCCTATATGCCCAGTAGTCTCCTTCACCTATGGTAAGTGTTTTCAAGATTAATTTATAAACATGGATGACGAGTTTAGAAACTTTAGTACCGCACAAACAGTGTTACGAGTGTATATTTGTGAATAGTCCTTGAACTGCTGGCTTTAGCCTGCTGCTAACGATTAGCTTAGCGTCATCCTGCAACTGTTATGTCTGTCCTCCGCAGTGCCCAGCCGGGTTGGTGAAGATGCCAAAATGGCTACCGGCAATTACTTTGGATTCACCCACGGTGCTGCCGCCCAATATAGGTGAGCGTGCATGCGGGGCCGGTGGGTTTGGATCCACCGCGTCCCACACGGGGCTCCGAGCTGAACGCGGCTTCATTTCTGTTGTCTGCTCACTGCTACCATTGTCGGGCTGGGGGAGGGGGCTTCTGCTGCGGTCGGCCGTGCCGCTGACGTGAACCCCGGGTTCACACTGGAAACGGCACTGCGCGTTTCTTTGCGCAGTGCCGTTTTCCAGCTACTTCGGTAGATTTAGCACAAGATCCAGTGATTAGTGAGGAGGCTGCGTTTGTGCACAATGTAATTGAAGGTCAGCGCTTTGGTGGaattcctgcctgtgttcacaACATacctgcgtctgcagctgaagccacaactTGGCCGACGAACAGTTCTTTCGTGATTTTTAAGCCAATGTTGACGTTTCAGAGTAATTCGATTTTTACAAATCAATGGAATTTAAGGGTTCAGTTTAGTTTTGTCATGATGATCATGTCAAATTTAATACAGATTTACCAAACAGGATGAAtttcaataacaaaaaaaggaggtgtatttatatattaacGTCTGGATACTGGAAAATTACTTTACCTCGTTATTGTGTACAtagcacaaaaataaaactgtccAGATAGATAGattgatagatagatagataattAAATAGAAACCAAATCCAAGCTGAGCAAGTGCTGCACCAGTAGGAAGGAACCAGGGTTCGCTTGGATGGATGTCTGCCTTAACCATGGTGGAGAAGAGACTAAAGAACAACTGGTGACAAGCAACAgctatagtttttttttttttttttttttttttttcatttttcagattgTTTGCTTTTAGAGCCATCACCTGGATCATGAATCTGTAGAGCCCAATGGAAAAAGAGCTCTGAatgaatgcttttttttttttctatacgCTAGAAACAAACTGTCTCTGCATCTTTTAATGCCAGTTTAAATGAATGCGTTGACAAATTAATTCCTACAAACCCGTATAATCATCTGGATTCATTAATTAGTTTAATTGATCAAGCAATATAATCCAGGAAATAAACATGCTTGTGCTTAACATGCTTAAATTGTTATTCAGCACTTTGGCTTAATCCAAGAAGTTAAAACGGTAACTCTAAAGTCTGACAGCTCAGCCAACCTCCAGCTGATGACTGTCAAGGAAAGAGCGTCTCAGGTCTCACCAGTTTTCTCCGTTCTTCTCTGGTTGCAACATCCATCCACAAATCTTTAGTGAAAGGGACTAAGCCTGCATTCCACTAGGACCCCCTCCCCTGCCTTAAGAGAATTAAATGTCTAGTGGACTCCCTGCTCTGCCTAGATGCAGACAGCTCACTTCATACTGTAACGCATCAACACATGTTGGCGCATCCACATGCACAGAATAAAAGTGATGTTCTTAATATGCGACTTGCCAGCTAATCTTGATATGTTTCGGTTCTGCCCTTCCAGTCAGCAGCCAGCTGCCGGGTTAGCCTACACACATCCTACCACAGTGGCCAGTTACACAGTTCATCAAGCCCCTGTAGCAGCACACACCGTGGCAGCAGCCTACGCTCCTACTGCAGCCACAGTTGCTGTTGCTAGGCCGGCCCCCGTTGCCGTGGCAGCTGCTACTGCTGCAGCTTATGGAGGATACCAGCCAACCCACACTACCACAGACTATGGCTACCCTCAGCGCCAACCTGAAgtccctccaccacctccaccggTCACCTCACAGAACTACCAGGTGCAGTTTTTGTTGGCTAAACGAGCACTGTAGTTGTTGACCTGTGAGTGAATTGAAATAGACAATGCATCATTTATCACAGACTGAAATTATGACAATGTAGAGTgagaaataaaattgaattttgTCTTGGCACTAAGGATTAAACTGCGCACGTGACtgctatttgtttttataattggCATGTAAAACTAGAATATTTTGGTAGAATTCATCTTTCCAATTAGCATATTTGTATATAACATGACATATATCATAAGAGTTAGGTTCAGATTGCAGCCACCACTCAGCCAAGACTGATCACAACAACAT of Betta splendens chromosome 19, fBetSpl5.4, whole genome shotgun sequence contains these proteins:
- the sub1b gene encoding SUB1 regulator of transcription b, with amino-acid sequence MPKSKEVLSSTSGSDSDSEVETKAKRKKPSAPEKPAKKPKSGESSKPGDSSKGGGSSSSDDNMFQIGKMRYVSVRDFKGKVLIDIREYWMNQDGEMKPGKKGISLNPEQWNQLKDQISEIDDAIKRI
- the LOC114845400 gene encoding ubiquinol-cytochrome-c reductase complex assembly factor 3; translation: MSGLRSALGSAAIAVLGLGFGLWFAMVPAEHRRKDLKTLPGSHTVKTEALMVQMLKDAAESKDNLARDLKGPFK